The following are from one region of the Phycisphaeraceae bacterium genome:
- a CDS encoding PA0069 family radical SAM protein: MNDADYSYRDALEGGPAHRRGAGLNPGNRFETVRLHVLGEELDRQIVEREEGDGTLRRVERQVFRDRTQTIINKVARTSDVPFDWTVNPYRGCEHGCVYCFARPYHEYLGFSSGLDFETKLVAKPDAPELLKKELASARWKPEPIVMSAITDIYQPIEHSMRIARACLEVMADCGQPVTTMTKSALVLRDTDLWSRLASMHAGRVTITLVTLDPDLARRIEPRASSPSGRLRAIRELSAAGIPVSVNVAPIIPGLTDVELPAILEAVAEAGAKRAAWVLLRLPYQLKEVFFEWLGRNVHPERAGRVEAMLREAHGGKLYDAKKNRYRGRSHFTAQIAQNFDVFTRRYGLNREVRSLSSANFRRPDVSGQMGLF; the protein is encoded by the coding sequence ATGAACGACGCCGACTATTCGTACCGCGACGCGCTCGAGGGCGGGCCGGCGCACCGGCGTGGGGCGGGGCTGAACCCGGGCAACCGGTTCGAGACCGTCCGACTGCATGTCCTGGGCGAGGAACTCGACCGCCAGATCGTCGAGCGCGAAGAGGGCGACGGCACGCTCCGCAGGGTCGAACGCCAGGTCTTCCGCGATCGCACGCAGACCATCATCAACAAGGTTGCGCGGACGAGCGATGTGCCCTTCGACTGGACGGTCAACCCGTACCGCGGGTGCGAGCACGGGTGCGTGTACTGCTTCGCCAGGCCCTACCACGAGTACCTGGGGTTCAGCAGCGGGCTGGACTTCGAGACCAAACTCGTCGCCAAGCCCGACGCCCCGGAACTCCTCAAGAAGGAACTCGCGTCGGCCCGCTGGAAGCCCGAGCCGATCGTCATGTCGGCGATCACGGACATCTATCAGCCCATCGAGCACTCGATGCGCATCGCGCGCGCGTGTCTCGAGGTCATGGCCGACTGCGGCCAGCCCGTCACCACGATGACCAAGAGCGCGCTCGTGCTGCGCGACACCGACCTGTGGTCGAGACTCGCGTCGATGCACGCGGGGCGGGTGACGATCACGCTGGTGACGCTCGACCCGGACCTGGCGAGACGGATCGAGCCCCGCGCGTCGTCGCCTAGCGGGCGCCTGCGCGCGATCCGCGAGCTGAGCGCGGCGGGGATCCCGGTGTCGGTGAATGTCGCGCCGATCATCCCGGGGCTGACGGATGTGGAGTTGCCGGCGATCCTGGAAGCGGTCGCCGAGGCGGGCGCGAAGCGGGCGGCGTGGGTGCTGCTGCGCCTGCCCTATCAGTTGAAAGAGGTGTTCTTCGAGTGGCTGGGGCGGAATGTGCACCCGGAGCGCGCCGGGCGCGTCGAGGCGATGCTGCGCGAGGCGCACGGCGGCAAGTTGTACGACGCGAAGAAGAATCGGTATCGCGGGCGCAGCCACTTCACGGCGCAGATCGCCCAGAACTTCGATGTGTTCACGCGGCGCTACGGGCTGAACAGGGAGGTGCGCTCGCTGTCGAGCGCGAACTTCCGCAGGCCGGATGTGAGCGGGCAGATGGGGTTGTTCTGA
- a CDS encoding nicotinate-nicotinamide nucleotide adenylyltransferase has protein sequence MTNAAALLAIPVGPLPVPGRVKTVLVFGGTFDPPHKGHIALPTLVRRKVGADWLLYVPAALSPLKKDNPLASDSDRVEMLRLALLDVGETSAAVATLELDRARESDAVDELHPRKPSYTLDSLRYMRRELGEGVTLRLLIGADQAVQFHKWREPREIIRIAEPLVMLRTPMETVDRLMRAMEPHWTPEELAEWRERVVEVPVIDAEATRIREALLKEGPNSPELDRVLPPAVVREIRARGIYSRG, from the coding sequence GTGACGAACGCCGCCGCCTTGCTCGCGATCCCTGTCGGCCCGCTGCCCGTTCCCGGGCGGGTGAAGACGGTCCTTGTGTTCGGCGGGACATTCGATCCGCCGCACAAGGGGCACATCGCGCTGCCCACGCTGGTGCGCCGGAAGGTCGGCGCGGACTGGCTGCTGTATGTCCCTGCGGCGCTCTCGCCCCTCAAGAAAGACAACCCGCTGGCGAGCGATTCGGATCGGGTGGAGATGCTCCGTCTGGCGCTGCTGGATGTGGGCGAGACGAGCGCCGCGGTCGCGACGCTCGAGCTCGATCGCGCGAGGGAGAGTGACGCGGTCGACGAGCTGCACCCTCGCAAGCCGAGCTACACGCTGGATTCGCTGCGATACATGCGTCGTGAGCTGGGCGAGGGCGTGACGCTGCGTCTGCTGATCGGGGCGGATCAGGCGGTGCAGTTCCACAAGTGGCGTGAGCCGCGAGAGATCATCCGCATCGCCGAGCCCCTGGTGATGCTGCGCACGCCGATGGAGACCGTCGACCGGCTGATGCGCGCGATGGAGCCCCACTGGACGCCCGAGGAGCTCGCGGAGTGGCGCGAACGCGTGGTGGAGGTGCCGGTGATCGACGCCGAGGCGACGCGCATCCGCGAGGCGCTGCTCAAGGAAGGGCCGAACTCGCCCGAGCTCGACCGGGTGCTGCCCCCGGCGGTGGTGCGTGAGATCCGGGCGAGGGGGATCTACAGCCGGGGATGA
- the rimO gene encoding 30S ribosomal protein S12 methylthiotransferase RimO, translating into MPSPTTTIPQTEGDIRTVSFVSLGCPKNLVDSEKMLGLLAEDGLLPISHDSDQPADAIVVNTCGFLEASKQESLSVIHEALEKKSRGEVKRVIVAGCLVQRHRAKILEWAPGVDAMIGVFDRDKIVDAVRGERSARDTLDSAPKPTYWIEANALTAAKTRGINTTGLTVQGKDGKGVGYFESDSARLRLTPRHYAYLRISEGCNQRCAFCTIPSIRGKMRSKPVERILDEVRELLADGAFEISLIGQDTTSYGDDIGCGFDRANAKHSRDFVGMGGLPMLLAKIDETVTKQVGPGGAWVRLMYAYPSTFTDEMIDALASLPNLVKYIDIPLQHASDNMLTGMRRHVRAAQQRELIEKLRERIPGMAIRTTFITGFPGETEDDHRQLLEFIDDMRFDMLGVFEYSHEDGTPAGTMEEDPALAVPPEVKARRKDEIMSLQRDIAFEQAAFLAEQFDPADPENTGVRFDVLIDEPAPDVEIAGGTGNAQVYRGRAYFQSPQIDSVTFVASNQRLSPGELVRCTVVGSDGYDLIARPSADLEKRMSLPVMR; encoded by the coding sequence ATGCCCTCCCCCACGACAACGATCCCCCAGACCGAAGGCGACATCCGCACCGTCTCCTTCGTCTCGCTGGGCTGCCCCAAGAACCTCGTCGACTCCGAGAAGATGCTCGGCCTCCTCGCCGAGGACGGGCTGCTGCCCATCTCCCACGACTCCGACCAGCCCGCCGACGCGATCGTGGTCAACACCTGCGGCTTCCTCGAAGCGTCCAAGCAGGAATCCCTCTCCGTCATCCACGAGGCCCTCGAGAAGAAGTCCCGCGGAGAGGTCAAGCGCGTCATCGTCGCCGGCTGTCTCGTGCAGCGCCATCGCGCGAAGATCCTCGAGTGGGCGCCCGGCGTCGACGCCATGATCGGCGTGTTCGACCGCGACAAGATCGTCGACGCGGTCCGCGGCGAGCGCAGCGCACGCGACACCCTGGACAGCGCGCCCAAGCCGACTTATTGGATCGAGGCGAACGCGCTCACCGCCGCCAAGACCCGCGGCATCAACACCACCGGACTCACCGTGCAGGGCAAGGACGGCAAGGGCGTCGGCTACTTCGAGTCCGACTCGGCGCGCCTCCGGCTCACGCCGCGACACTACGCCTACCTGCGCATCTCCGAGGGCTGCAACCAGCGCTGCGCCTTCTGCACGATCCCCTCGATCCGCGGCAAGATGCGCTCCAAGCCCGTCGAGCGCATCCTCGATGAAGTGAGAGAACTCCTCGCCGACGGCGCCTTCGAGATCTCCCTCATCGGCCAGGACACCACCTCCTACGGCGACGACATCGGCTGCGGCTTCGACCGCGCCAACGCCAAGCACTCACGCGATTTCGTGGGCATGGGCGGGCTGCCCATGCTCCTCGCGAAGATCGACGAGACCGTCACCAAGCAGGTCGGTCCGGGCGGCGCGTGGGTCCGGCTCATGTACGCCTACCCCTCGACCTTCACCGACGAGATGATCGACGCGCTCGCGTCGCTCCCGAACCTCGTCAAGTACATCGACATCCCTCTGCAGCACGCGTCGGACAACATGCTCACCGGCATGCGCCGGCATGTGCGCGCCGCCCAGCAGCGCGAACTCATCGAGAAACTGCGCGAGCGCATCCCGGGCATGGCGATCCGCACGACCTTCATCACCGGCTTCCCGGGCGAGACCGAGGACGACCACCGGCAACTCCTCGAGTTCATCGACGACATGCGCTTCGACATGCTCGGCGTGTTCGAGTACTCCCACGAGGACGGCACGCCCGCCGGCACGATGGAGGAAGACCCCGCCCTCGCCGTCCCGCCCGAGGTGAAGGCCCGGCGCAAGGACGAGATCATGTCGCTGCAGCGCGACATCGCGTTCGAGCAGGCCGCGTTCCTCGCCGAGCAGTTCGACCCGGCCGACCCCGAGAACACGGGCGTGCGCTTCGATGTGCTCATCGACGAGCCCGCTCCTGATGTCGAAATCGCCGGGGGCACGGGCAACGCGCAGGTGTATCGCGGGCGCGCGTACTTCCAGTCGCCGCAGATCGACTCGGTGACCTTCGTCGCGTCGAACCAGCGCCTCTCGCCGGGCGAACTCGTCCGCTGCACGGTGGTGGGTTCCGACGGCTACGACCTGATCGCGCGCCCCAGCGCCGACCTCGAGAAGCGCATGTCGCTTCCCGTCATGCGATAA